From Solanum stenotomum isolate F172 chromosome 2, ASM1918654v1, whole genome shotgun sequence:
TTCTTCTAAACACAAGGGTTCGTTTCTTCTCACCATTTACAACTTCTTCCGGCAACGGCGGTGGTGGTTTTATTAAGCCGACGGGTAGTTTTTCCGGCGAGTCTGCCGCCATTTTTCGGCCGGAACGTTACCAGTCCGGTAAAGCTGGAGAGCAGCTAGATACAATTGACTATgaagaagttgaaaatcagGTAATGTTTTTTACTATTtccttttgataatttttttagcgACAAAATCAGAAATTTATATCAATGAAAAAGAACTACTATTAAAATGTCATATTTGGAATTTAAACATGTGATATCGAAACAACTTTTGAATTCctaatttaccaaaaaaatcaattttttaaataatcgtAATGTTTAGTTAAATTTCTGCacactttaatttgttttactatataaatatcgaataattatatatatccaATAAAATTGGAAGATAATAAGAAGTTACATAGTAGTATtagttttgagaatttgaaTTCGAAATCTCAGAAACTTTAATAGATTCTAAGTTAaaaagtttatttaattttaaaataataataataataaaaaaaatcataataataattcaagaaaGTTTGGTTTTAGAGATTTGAACAAAAGTGACTCACCATGACGTGTTTCATTTTGAGATGTTTGAAAAGAAGTTTGGCATTTAtccaagaaaacaaaataattacatttgCCAAGTGTAAGCGTTAGATCGTTTGATAGGTGAAATAagaaagtataattttaatatcaAATACATTAGAATTATTTTACCTTATCATTTAATGATAGACAGTGaaataagttatctcatataaATAGCGAAATAATATACTCTTTATAAGCTatgttaatttttaaaatattttaatatatcttATTTCACCAATCAAACGACACTCCATTATGGTTCAACTCTTTTTGCTATTGAATACCTTCATGACGTGTAACGTTTAAGaggtaaatttttttattttatattataagatACAACGtgaattattcttttttattccgattaagaaataaatcatgtgtcaataataataaaataatataaattaggTGGGGTGGGCCATTATAATGACATGACAGAGATAGTCCTTTTTACATCTATTTTGACTGAAAAAACAATTGATTATTGCAAAAGATAAACACTTTTTGGAGTGAATTATTAATGGatagccacaaaaaaaaaaccttaaatcAAATCTCAGTTCTGACTTCTGAGGAAATATTGGGTAAAAAAAATACAGAGAGTTTGATTTAGGGTCATTTGGACCttgttatataaaattattatttgaaattatgataTCAAGCTCaaattttgtttgaatatttgatcttaaaaaaattaaaattgtatttgttttaacaatataaaaatatcataattgtTATAGCAagagatcaaaatatcataaaatgaaTAAACTATAGTTTATAGCAAagagatcaaaatatcataattattttataagtaaGTCTtcgaaattataaatttttaaatatacataattttataaagattcattagtcaataataatagtaattagttgttttttaatataatctttTCACATGGTATAAATAATTTCTATGTCGAGCATGAGtttttcttttgcaaaatttagaCTGatgagactttttttttttaaatgtaaatttATGAATCaaggttttcatttaaaaaaattaaaatcatgatttgaaattgtAGATTTATGGCCCCAAATTGCATATTCAGACACTAATTTAAAACCATAACTTTATATCCCTTTATATGATATGTCCAAACGCAAACttaagaataataatttgttAATAGACTTTAATTCCCAAAAGAGTAGTTACTCTTTTAGTTAGGTTAGACTTTTATGAAATCGATTTTAATTGTCTTTATGTATACAATAAATTCAGTTGTCAGATTGTTAGGTAAAATgttattaaatcatttttattcgTCTTTAATTCCGTAAatactttatcttttttttttttctaatttgggTAAGGAAAATGGAAAAGGGAAAGAGGTTGCCAAATAGGGAATATAATATTTACTGTCAACAGCCAATCAATTGAACTACTAAGTTCTTAATATTGCATGCttttcgttttgatttatttatttaattctaacttGATACTgtgtttaagaaaataaagaagaaactTTAACGGTATAATCTTAAGCTAAAAATATGAGAATgtattagaatatttttttgtggtCTTAATATATCCTATGAAAAGTCGAAAttaaaaattaccaaaaaagatgAGGTATTTGTAAAAatagaacaagaaaaaataacttGACGGATGATATTAACCAGTCAAGTTATTTTTCTTCTagaaatttaacataaaatatctaaattttctTCTAAATCAACTATATAATCACCCTTTCTCGACGTCTCCGTCATGTGTAGGCAGCCATGTGAtacatgttgttgttgttacacTTGTCAGTGGTGAAGACTACAAAACAATGTCTCCTTTTATTGTTCCTTTGAAATTCATGAatccattaatttttttaacctATTTAGACATaagtacaattattttttaaagaatagtaacttttaattttatttcaaaaatattattggacagtttatttcttgattttctaaactGAACAAGTATTattaaacaattatttttaatataatgtacAAGTAAGGATATATGACTAGTACCTggttattaaaatttaaaatttgaaaaagtgttttgtttccttttttttctttcgaaAAAACTTGTACAATGATCCAAAAAAAGGTTATgagaatttttcatttttttccgaAATTCAATATATAGTTTCCTCTTCTAGTGTCTCAATTCCATGAACATTTCCTTCTAGTTCTTGATGAGTAGAGAGAGcatcaagaaaatataaaaaaaaaaaagccttaAAATTTTACTACTTCATATAATATGATGGGATTCCTAAAAATCCTCTTCTCCAATTGTAAACAAactcatagaattgttagtaaaaAAGCACTTAGCCAATCTATTACACTTGTTGGTTTTTCATCAACAAGACTTTTATCATTGAAAGAACAATCTTCTCTGTTTGCTGAAAATGATGATGATTTTCAGGTTATTATCATTTGATCAAGTTTTATTTGTAACGACACGTACAATGATGATTCATGTAATTAATGTTGGAATTGGCAGGTGATGGATTTTCCTGGTGGAAAAGTTCCAATTACTTCTCAAATGAAGTTTATTTCGGAGTCGTCTGAAAAGAGATTACCTTGTTatagagttcttgatgatgaTGGTTATCCACTTCCAGGGACAATCTTTGAGGAGGTAATTTCAAATCTCATTTCTATTGaattgaaaacaaaataaaataaaatgaattgaaaTTTGATGCATTTATTTGGTTAGGTGAGCAAAGAATTGGCAATAAAGATGTATAGTTCAATGGTGACACTTCAAACTATGGATACCATTTTTTATGAAGCACAAAGGCAGGGGAGGTTGTCTTTTTATCTCACAACTGCTGGAGAAGAAGCTATCAACATAGCATCTGCTGCTGCTCTCTCCTTAGACGACTTCGTCTTACCTCAggtattattattgttattcaCAGACGAATTCAAGATCGTAGGTTCAAAATAAGTGTAATCTTTTTATACGTTGTATGACCTGAAAGCAATGAATTTGGCACTTTCTTGTATCATGTTTAGTAGCATTTTTTTTGGTTCTAATAGATTTTAACAATAGTTTCATGATCCTACAACCGGGAAATGATGTAATTCAACATGTTGTTGTACATTGCAGTACAGGGAAGTAGGGGTTATATTATGGCGCGGTTACCCCTTGGAACAGGTTGCCAATCAATTGTTCGGAAACAAGTTTGATTATGGAAAAGGAAGGCAAATGCCATGCCACCATGGTTCTAATGAGCTCAATTACTTAACTGTTTCTTCGCCAATAGCGTAAGAATCTCAAAGTTTTTAGCATTTTCCTTTAAGATTCAGGATATTCCATCTAAACAATTTTCTGCTCCGAATTCCATTTTCATCAGAACACAGATTCCTCAGGCCGTGGGCGTTGCTTATTCCctcaaaatggaaaaaaaggAGGCTTGTGCGGTCACTTACTTTGGAGATGGCAGCACCAGTGAGGTAATTAAACTAAGCAAAATAACGCGACTTTTAGGCATATTCTACGTCAATTGGCTGATTTTTTTGTGAGGTAATTTGCAGGGAGATTTCCATGCTGCATTAAACTTTGCAGCGGTACTGGATGCTCCTGTTGTCTTTATATGCCGCAACAATGGATGGGCCATTAGCACTCCTATAAACCAACAATTTCGAAGTATTTTCCTAAAACTCATTTGATATACAATGCACCTTTTACTAGTAATTTTCTCCAAGGTAGATTTTCTGATGTCTTGTTATGTCAGGTGATGGAATTGCCTCTAAAGGACAAGCGTATGGTATTAGAAGCATTCGTGTAGATGGCAACGATGCCTTGGCAACTTATAGTGCTATTCGTGCAGCTCGCAAAATGGCAATTAAGGAACAAAGGCCAATATTAGTAGAGGTAAAAGCTCACATCAGAGTTCAAGTTGCAACACAATGTTGCAAAATCTGGACTGAATCTTGAAATTGTTAAACATAAATCACTCTTATAAGTACTAGACTTGACATTCTTTGTGTAACTTTTAGGCCATGACATATAGAGTAGCTCACCATTCAACATCTGATGATTCAACCAAGTATCGACCCGTGGAGGAAATCGAACACTGGAAAACAGAAAAAAGTCCAATATCAAAATTCAGAAAATACATTCAAAGAAATGGCTGGTGGAATGATGAAAATGAATCGAAACTTCGCGGAGACATCAGAAAACAGGTTCAATATTGGCAGAACAACATTGATCTTCATCTGATATCTGCTAAATACTTATAACTTCTTCTTGAATCAGGTGTTGGAAGCTATTCAAGCAGCAGAGAAGGTGGAGAAACCGTCATTGACAGATTTGTTTACAGATGTTTATGACAAAATGCCATTAAATCTTCAAGACCAAGAGAAATTTGTTAAGGATGCTGTTAGAAGATTCCCAAAAGAATATCCTTCTGATGTTCCTATATAAGTTTATAGTGTGTTATGATTAGGGGCAGAGCTACAGCTTCACAATTACTTCATTTGTGTTTAAATATTCGCgttatatgtataattaattagtaaacTCTTATCTTCTAGAATCCAAAACTCATAAACTCAAAATCCCAACTCCGTTTCTGAATAGCTAgctagaatatatataaatagctACATTAAAAACAAAAGTTCTGAAACAAATTCTTGACTTCATCTCTCGTCTAGTATATGTTAATGGTATTAACTTTCTCTCTGTTGATGGCTTGATTTTATAATGAGTATGTTATAGTTATTCAATTTGTATATGTCAATTAAGAAAAATGCGTTTGAGTATACTATATTCTCTTTAGATACTACTTAAGAAATTTCACtgaattattgttgtgattgaTTATTAATAGTGGATTtattttggaaaacaaaatttTCCTATTATCTAATGAAAAACACAAGTCTACTACTATTAGAATGACATAtcaaacattgtatttaaaagagaaaatcttttatttttatataagatactttttaaaaagacataataataaaaattattggtcaTCTAACTCTAATTCtattaatgaaatttatataagaaatatttgatgaatattttataattataattttaatgcatattattttatttgtttgacaaaatttattttaaaaaaacttttgtaaaTTAATTAGTGCATTATGCATAGCGCAAATATATTTTTGagtatattttatgtttagcaaacagaaaaatcatatttgtatgttatataactatagtttgcataagcatcagatttgtataaatcattAGCAgtctctcgtttgtataaaacACAAcgattgtatatgtatatcggttagataattgtatatatgtagctactatgtatatgtatcaatgattgtgtttgtatatctgcataatatttgaatttgtatacgattgaatcaaaataaaacatttgtatatcaaatctctctcgctcgctttatacaacacaaagtatagattgtaatttgtataatttgtgtttgtataaagcgagaaaaagaaaaagggaaaagaaaactGGTAGGtgaagatctgtatttgtatagttataagtgtataggacgaaaatatatgtatttgtatttgtatatatagttttccctcgctttatacaaatacaaacgcaatttatacatttgtgtttgtataaagtgagagaggcaagGGAAAGTGgggagcgagatctgggagagcgGGGAGCGTGATTCgctggggagagaggcgaatgacaacTACTTGCtacaaattacaattaaaatgaaactgtgttataacatttaatttgaattaatagtttgcattttatacatttttccCTATATTTTATAGTAtcaaaaaatgaggaaaaagaagaagaaatatcaTTGTTAATTATCGAGATGTGTTACATCACTTTATCTATTCCTAactttgtattatatatataagatatatAAGCACAAAcctaatatatattactaatactatctcaatttatatgacacttatataattttaagagttaaacaattttttctttgatcgtaatttttaaaactaattcaagcta
This genomic window contains:
- the LOC125856315 gene encoding 2-oxoisovalerate dehydrogenase subunit alpha 1, mitochondrial-like; the protein is MANLISKSTKFNHFLLNTRVRFFSPFTTSSGNGGGGFIKPTGSFSGESAAIFRPERYQSGKAGEQLDTIDYEEVENQVMDFPGGKVPITSQMKFISESSEKRLPCYRVLDDDGYPLPGTIFEEVSKELAIKMYSSMVTLQTMDTIFYEAQRQGRLSFYLTTAGEEAINIASAAALSLDDFVLPQYREVGVILWRGYPLEQVANQLFGNKFDYGKGRQMPCHHGSNELNYLTVSSPIATQIPQAVGVAYSLKMEKKEACAVTYFGDGSTSEGDFHAALNFAAVLDAPVVFICRNNGWAISTPINQQFRSDGIASKGQAYGIRSIRVDGNDALATYSAIRAARKMAIKEQRPILVEAMTYRVAHHSTSDDSTKYRPVEEIEHWKTEKSPISKFRKYIQRNGWWNDENESKLRGDIRKQVLEAIQAAEKVEKPSLTDLFTDVYDKMPLNLQDQEKFVKDAVRRFPKEYPSDVPI